One genomic segment of Octopus sinensis linkage group LG22, ASM634580v1, whole genome shotgun sequence includes these proteins:
- the LOC115223320 gene encoding probable low-specificity L-threonine aldolase 2, whose amino-acid sequence MAPKFVDMISDIFSKPSKAMREAMANADVGEDPMVLALEAKCAKLLGKEKALLVSTGTMANLLSIMSHCQERGLEVLMGDKSHLYLAEQGHVAQLAGVFPRSVPTLKDGTHDLTTLAETISTSDGNDVCRTKVICLENTHTLCAGSILPLDFLQKLYNLAQENDIKVHVDGARILNAAVGLGVPVSEITKFCDSVTFCLNKGIGAPFGSIVAGTESFIKRVRRCRKALGGEMPQLGMEAAAALYGLDGAEENIRKDHFLTKKLVNGLKNLSSSLVTIEPEEDQTNLVFIKIDKEMSFITNLTERLMTTTEAEVKELGKEIHVGCKLIGKDIRFAICCNINEEDIDDAIKKVCYVFNEIHF is encoded by the exons ATGGCCCCAAAATTTGTGGATATGATAAGTGATATATTCTCAAAACCTTCCAAGGCCATGAGAGAAGCCATGGCCAATGCTGATGTAGGAGAAGATCCGATGGTTCTAG CTTTAGAAGCAAAATGTGCAAAACTTCTTGGCAAAGAAAAGGCCTTGCTTGTTTCTACAGGGACCATGGCAAATTTATTAAGCA TTATGAGCCACTGTCAGGAGAGAGGACTCGAGGTTCTGATGGGGGATAAGTCTCATTTATATTTAGCTGAACAAGGCCACGTTGCTCAG TTGGCTGGAGTTTTTCCAAGAAGCGTCCCCACTCTAAAAGATGGAACTCACGATTTAACCACATTAGCCGAGACAATATCAACATCAGACGGAAATGATGTATGTAGAACCAAAGTTATCTGCCTAGAAAACACTCATACTTTATGCGCTGGGAGTATTTTACCGTTGGACTTTTTACAAAAG ttgtaCAATCTAGCCCAAGAAAATGATATAAAGGTTCACGTGGATGGCGCACGTATTTTGAATGCAGCCGTTGGACTTGGTGTTCCTGTTTCAGAGATAACAAAATTCTGTGATTCTGTCACTTTTTGTCTTAATAAG GGAATTGGTGCTCCATTTGGGTCCATAGTAGCTGGCACTGAATCTTTCATCAAAAG AGTCAGACGATGTCGTAAAGCCCTCGGGGGTGAAATGCCTCAACTGGGTATGGAAGCTGCAGCAGCTTTATATGGTTTAGACGGAGCTGAAGAAAACATTCGGAAGGACCATTTTCTAACAAAAAAACTGGTCAACG GTCTGAAAAATCTTTCTTCTTCATTGGTGACAATAGAACCAGAGGAAGACCAAACTAATCTCGTTTTTATTAAAATCGATAAAGAAATGTCTTTCATCACTAACTTAACAGAACGTTTAATGACG accACAGAAGCTGAAGTGAAGGAACTGGGTAAGGAAATCCATGTGGGTTGCAAACTTATAGGTAAAGATATTCGGTTTGCAATTTGCTGTAATATAAACGAAGAAGACATAGATGATGCCATCAAGAAAGTCTGTtatgtttttaatgaaattcattTCTGA